One Candidatus Hydrogenedentota bacterium genomic window carries:
- a CDS encoding sigma-70 family RNA polymerase sigma factor, translating to MSDLTDWELVARARSGDMDAFGQLVHRYERPLVHFCYRMVGSQQDAQDIAQDSFVRLYRYLQRLTPDAKFSTVLFGMARNLTLNFLRDSARRGRGRVLSMTREDDSEVVVEDVGHRPDAVARHKEIEGLIERALEDLSPEHREILILREMQGMDYEAIASVVQCQKGTVKSRLARAREQLRLRLIELGGELL from the coding sequence ATGAGTGACCTGACAGACTGGGAATTGGTGGCGCGAGCGCGCTCGGGCGACATGGACGCCTTTGGGCAGTTAGTCCATCGGTACGAACGTCCGCTGGTACATTTCTGCTACCGGATGGTTGGCTCCCAACAAGACGCCCAGGATATCGCCCAGGATAGCTTTGTCCGGCTGTACCGCTATCTGCAGCGGCTCACCCCCGATGCCAAATTCTCGACGGTCCTCTTCGGAATGGCGCGGAACCTCACACTGAACTTTCTGCGCGACTCGGCTCGCCGAGGTCGCGGCAGAGTTCTCTCGATGACGCGCGAAGACGATTCGGAAGTGGTGGTCGAGGACGTGGGCCACCGCCCCGACGCGGTCGCCCGGCACAAGGAAATTGAAGGATTAATCGAGCGCGCACTGGAGGACTTGTCTCCCGAACACCGGGAGATTCTCATCCTCCGGGAAATGCAAGGGATGGATTACGAGGCGATTGCTTCAGTTGTCCAATGCCAGAAAGGTACCGTGAAGAGCCGGTTGGCGCGCGCTCGTGAACAACTCCGGCTCCGATTGATTGAATTGGGGGGTGAACTCCTATGA